A part of Eubacterium sp. AB3007 genomic DNA contains:
- the mnmA gene encoding tRNA 2-thiouridine(34) synthase MnmA, translating to MTKKALIAMSGGVDSSVAAYIIREQGYECMGATMRLFDNEDAGLTTEKSCCSLDDSQDAWRVARDLGFPHYTLNFKDVFRRCVIDRFVRAYEHGDTPNPCIDCNRFLKFQALYERGQALGCQYIVTGHYARIEEVEGRYRLKKALDPAKDQSYVLYTLTQAQLAHTLFPLGGLQKSEVRKIAEEQGFVNAQKKESQDICFVPDGKYAEAIRRFTGKEYPCGPFVDREGHVLGEHKGIICYTIGQRKGLGLALPAPAYVLEKDVAGNRVILGPNEALFGRDVVAGDVNWIAWDEPPKEFRACARIRYNQKEQPATVWPTEEGFRLQFDEPQRAVTPGQAVVLYDGEDVLGGGTII from the coding sequence ATGACAAAGAAAGCATTGATCGCCATGAGTGGCGGGGTGGATTCCAGTGTAGCCGCCTATATCATACGAGAACAGGGCTACGAATGTATGGGGGCGACCATGCGGCTCTTTGATAACGAGGATGCCGGGCTCACCACAGAGAAATCCTGCTGCAGTCTGGACGACAGTCAGGATGCCTGGAGAGTCGCCAGAGACCTGGGGTTTCCCCACTACACGCTGAACTTCAAGGACGTTTTTCGCCGCTGTGTCATCGACCGTTTCGTCCGGGCCTACGAACATGGGGACACACCCAATCCCTGCATCGACTGCAACCGGTTTCTGAAGTTCCAGGCCCTCTACGAACGGGGTCAGGCGCTGGGCTGTCAGTACATCGTCACGGGGCATTATGCCCGGATCGAAGAGGTGGAGGGCCGCTACCGGCTGAAGAAGGCGCTGGATCCCGCCAAGGATCAGAGCTATGTGCTGTACACTCTCACCCAGGCGCAGTTGGCGCACACCCTGTTTCCTCTGGGAGGTCTGCAGAAGTCCGAGGTCAGAAAGATCGCAGAAGAACAGGGTTTTGTGAACGCACAGAAGAAGGAAAGTCAGGACATATGCTTTGTGCCGGATGGGAAATACGCAGAGGCGATCCGCCGTTTCACGGGGAAGGAATACCCTTGCGGACCTTTTGTGGACCGGGAGGGACATGTCCTGGGAGAACACAAGGGCATCATATGCTACACCATCGGTCAGCGGAAGGGATTGGGGCTGGCGCTGCCGGCGCCGGCCTACGTACTGGAGAAGGACGTTGCCGGAAACAGGGTGATCCTGGGTCCCAACGAGGCTCTCTTTGGCAGGGATGTCGTCGCAGGGGATGTGAACTGGATCGCCTGGGACGAGCCGCCGAAGGAATTCCGGGCCTGTGCCCGGATCCGCTACAACCAGAAGGAACAGCCGGCCACGGTATGGCCTACGGAAGAGGGGTTCCGACTACAGTTCGACGAACCGCAGCGGGCGGTGACACCGGGGCAGGCAGTGGTGCTATACGATGGAGAGGACGTGCTGGGAGGCGGCACGATCATATAG
- a CDS encoding N-acetylmuramoyl-L-alanine amidase, protein MPIFAATGTTKPAPTVVKKVGKVKKVRVAAKSYNYIKLSWKLKKNATGYQVYRSAGNQNGFKLVKTITKRNKHTWKNKKLKDNAVYYYKVKAINSAKFSAVVSARTDKATFEESKPTVNVSTYRDGTIISWSRLKDVDGYRVYRAYENGKYTNIKQVNANTTTYFDNTAASGRKCYYKVRGYKGLIFKDFTAYSTRESITTIPRVFLACGHGTDIVGHWDSGCTYKNMSEAGLMLPITKSFVNYMRKSGVYVYTDADANNNKNMIACVREANKHKISAYISVHCDYKKAPTGTLPLYKTAKDKVLATKLNEGVRSQVSIATRGLSKRSDLYELNMPKTTACIFETGSIKHDNLIFRQKYNLYGRGLAMGLCNYLGVPFAG, encoded by the coding sequence ATGCCGATTTTTGCAGCGACCGGCACCACCAAGCCTGCACCGACTGTTGTCAAGAAAGTCGGGAAGGTCAAGAAAGTCAGAGTCGCGGCCAAGTCTTATAATTATATCAAGCTGTCCTGGAAACTTAAGAAGAACGCGACAGGCTATCAGGTCTATCGTTCTGCAGGCAACCAGAATGGGTTCAAGTTGGTGAAGACCATCACCAAGAGAAACAAACACACCTGGAAAAACAAGAAACTTAAGGACAACGCTGTCTACTATTATAAGGTGAAGGCCATCAACTCGGCCAAGTTCTCCGCGGTCGTTTCTGCGAGGACAGACAAGGCGACATTTGAGGAATCGAAGCCTACCGTGAACGTGTCCACCTACAGAGATGGGACCATTATCAGCTGGTCCAGACTGAAGGATGTGGACGGCTACCGGGTGTACAGAGCCTACGAGAACGGGAAATACACCAACATCAAGCAGGTGAACGCAAACACCACTACATACTTTGATAACACGGCTGCATCTGGTCGCAAGTGTTACTACAAGGTACGGGGATACAAGGGGCTGATCTTCAAGGATTTCACCGCCTATTCCACTCGTGAGAGCATTACGACGATCCCCAGAGTATTTCTGGCGTGCGGGCACGGGACCGATATCGTCGGACACTGGGATTCAGGTTGCACCTACAAGAACATGTCAGAGGCGGGCCTGATGCTCCCTATCACCAAGTCCTTCGTCAACTACATGCGGAAATCCGGTGTCTATGTTTACACGGATGCCGACGCCAATAATAACAAGAACATGATCGCTTGTGTCCGTGAGGCAAACAAGCATAAGATCAGCGCGTACATCAGTGTGCACTGTGATTATAAGAAGGCGCCGACAGGTACGCTGCCTTTGTACAAGACCGCCAAAGACAAGGTGCTGGCTACCAAGCTGAACGAAGGCGTACGCTCTCAGGTCAGCATTGCGACCAGAGGACTCAGCAAGAGATCTGATCTCTATGAGTTGAACATGCCTAAGACGACAGCCTGCATCTTCGAGACAGGCAGCATCAAACACGACAATCTCATTTTCCGTCAGAAATACAACCTCTACGGAAGAGGTCTTGCGATGGGACTTTGCAATTACCTGGGTGTTCCCTTCGCCGGATGA
- the uraA gene encoding uracil permease, with protein MSNSRIIQVNEKVPLGKGIPLSIQHTFAMFSASVLVPYILGISPSIALLMNGIGTLIFILVTKGTSPAYLGSSFAFIAPALLVIDKMGYEYALGGFVITGLIFSAVAVLIYFVGIEWIDLLLPPAAMGPIVALIGLELAGSAAQNGGIVLSDTYTKIDPKFVIVFLITLVMAVLGQILFRGFAAAIAILIAIIVGYVVALFMGIVDFSKVTEASLFALPNFCAPKFSLDAILIIVPASLVVISEHIGHQVVTSEIVGRDLLKDPGLHRTLLSDGISTTLSGLCGSVPTTTYGENIGVMAITKVYSVWVIGGAAVFSIFLSFIGKASGLIQTIPAPVMGGVSFLLYGMIAASGIRLMVDSRIDYSRPRNLALTSVVFITGLSGAFIKIGNVELKGMCLATIVGIVLGLAFYILDKAKLTNDYEEE; from the coding sequence ATGAGTAATTCCAGAATCATTCAGGTCAACGAGAAGGTACCCCTCGGAAAAGGGATCCCTCTCAGCATCCAGCACACCTTCGCTATGTTCAGCGCCTCGGTACTGGTGCCCTACATCCTGGGGATCAGCCCTTCCATTGCTCTTCTGATGAACGGCATCGGCACGCTGATCTTCATCCTGGTCACCAAGGGGACCTCCCCTGCCTACCTGGGGTCCAGTTTCGCATTCATCGCGCCAGCCCTCCTTGTCATTGACAAGATGGGGTATGAATACGCTCTGGGCGGATTTGTGATTACCGGCCTGATCTTCAGCGCAGTGGCGGTCCTGATATACTTTGTGGGTATTGAGTGGATCGATCTGCTCCTGCCCCCCGCCGCCATGGGACCGATCGTAGCGCTGATCGGCCTGGAACTGGCTGGCAGTGCCGCCCAGAACGGCGGGATCGTCCTGAGCGACACCTACACCAAGATCGACCCCAAGTTCGTCATCGTCTTCCTGATCACCCTGGTCATGGCCGTGTTAGGACAGATTCTGTTCAGAGGTTTTGCTGCCGCCATCGCCATCCTGATCGCCATCATCGTGGGCTATGTGGTTGCACTGTTCATGGGCATCGTGGACTTCAGCAAGGTCACCGAAGCATCTCTGTTCGCGCTTCCCAACTTCTGCGCCCCCAAGTTCAGTCTGGATGCGATCCTGATCATCGTACCGGCTTCACTGGTGGTCATCAGTGAACACATCGGGCACCAGGTGGTCACCTCGGAGATCGTGGGACGCGACCTCCTGAAGGATCCGGGACTTCACCGCACCCTGCTGTCCGACGGCATTTCCACCACCCTCTCCGGGCTATGTGGATCCGTTCCGACAACGACCTACGGCGAGAACATCGGCGTCATGGCCATCACCAAGGTCTATTCCGTATGGGTCATCGGTGGCGCAGCTGTGTTCTCCATCTTCCTGTCCTTCATCGGCAAGGCATCCGGACTGATCCAGACCATCCCCGCACCTGTCATGGGCGGCGTCAGCTTCCTGCTTTACGGTATGATCGCTGCCTCCGGCATACGCCTGATGGTGGACTCCAGGATCGACTACTCCCGGCCACGGAACCTGGCCCTGACCTCTGTGGTCTTTATCACCGGCCTCTCCGGCGCCTTCATCAAGATCGGCAATGTAGAACTGAAGGGTATGTGCCTGGCCACCATCGTCGGTATCGTGCTGGGGCTTGCCTTCTACATCTTGGACAAAGCAAAGCTCACCAACGATTACGAAGAGGAATAA
- a CDS encoding N-acetylmuramoyl-L-alanine amidase produces the protein MGILLFVLCLLVFGVATCIQQFFMTDTLAADLYPTSEDVKGIIFLDPGHGGYDAGYTHKRRAEKYDTLALGLLVRQELENRGYKVVMSRTRDTSLSGKERARLANEVSAGIMVSLHRSKGPNGQGFDAYISTENRKRDRKLGKRILKALQQEGISFNNGVHRGTDQSPKEDYPENKYSNMPSVLIMYGYINDREDNKFFDKHKESYASATAEAIDTTYTKLYIRK, from the coding sequence GTGGGCATTCTTTTATTTGTTTTGTGCCTGCTCGTGTTCGGTGTCGCCACCTGCATCCAGCAGTTCTTCATGACGGACACCCTGGCAGCCGACCTCTACCCCACCAGTGAGGACGTGAAGGGAATCATCTTCCTGGATCCGGGGCACGGCGGCTACGATGCCGGGTACACCCACAAGCGCCGCGCGGAGAAGTACGACACGCTGGCACTTGGACTTCTGGTCCGGCAGGAGTTGGAGAACAGAGGCTACAAGGTCGTGATGTCCAGGACCAGGGACACTTCCCTTTCCGGAAAGGAACGTGCCCGACTCGCCAACGAGGTCAGCGCCGGGATCATGGTCTCCCTCCACAGAAGCAAGGGGCCGAACGGTCAGGGCTTTGACGCATATATTTCTACAGAGAACCGCAAGCGGGATCGCAAGCTCGGCAAGCGGATCCTGAAGGCACTTCAGCAGGAGGGGATCTCCTTCAACAACGGCGTGCATCGGGGCACCGACCAGAGTCCCAAGGAGGATTACCCGGAGAACAAGTATTCCAACATGCCCTCTGTGCTGATCATGTATGGTTATATCAACGACCGGGAGGACAACAAGTTCTTCGACAAGCACAAGGAATCCTATGCCAGTGCTACTGCAGAAGCCATCGACACGACTTACACCAAGCTTTACATCAGGAAATAG
- a CDS encoding Na+/H+ antiporter NhaC family protein, translating to MDLLIAFLLFLAVMIAAILKGFTMTIALLVGLVGFTLVGMRRGYSLKELCRMGSVGAKDSIIVIEVMAIIGLITAVWRVSGTITIFIYYGIKFITPSLFLLIAFLLSCLLSYAIGTSFGVAGTVGVIFMALARSGGVDPILTAGVLMSGVYFGDRGSPISSSANMVAGITGTRIFDNVKIMMKTGLVPLLLCTVVYAILSFSHPISHVDPELVRTFEETFHLSLWAFLPAVMLLILPLFHVDVMICMGLSVVSGIGVAVLVQKMPLMEVLKVCLMGYHPTSAGLAAILAGGGLISMVEIIIILLISCTYSGIFNGTGMLLSLQNRLDKACSRIGRFAVMVIISLVSAAMFCNQTIATLMCNDLMERSYEKDGGSKEELAIDMENSVILIACFVPWAIGCTVPLSFFNVDARCMVFAFFMYVTPIWYLFAKRRWYPDGKKKTLPA from the coding sequence ATGGATTTACTGATTGCTTTTTTGTTATTTTTGGCGGTAATGATCGCCGCCATCCTCAAGGGCTTCACTATGACCATCGCGCTCCTGGTAGGTCTTGTGGGGTTTACGCTGGTAGGTATGCGCCGCGGATACTCACTGAAGGAGCTGTGTCGGATGGGCTCGGTAGGGGCGAAGGACTCCATCATCGTCATCGAGGTCATGGCGATCATCGGCCTTATCACCGCCGTCTGGCGTGTGTCCGGCACCATCACCATCTTCATATATTATGGTATCAAGTTCATCACGCCGTCCCTGTTTCTTCTGATCGCCTTTCTGTTGAGCTGTCTGCTCAGTTACGCCATCGGCACCTCCTTCGGTGTGGCCGGTACAGTAGGCGTCATCTTCATGGCGCTTGCCCGAAGCGGGGGCGTGGATCCGATCCTGACTGCAGGGGTGCTGATGTCAGGAGTGTACTTTGGGGACCGGGGTTCTCCGATCTCCTCCAGTGCCAATATGGTGGCAGGGATCACCGGCACCAGGATCTTTGATAACGTGAAGATCATGATGAAGACAGGGCTGGTTCCACTGCTCCTCTGTACCGTGGTCTATGCCATTCTGTCATTTAGCCATCCCATCAGCCATGTGGATCCGGAACTGGTGAGGACGTTTGAGGAGACCTTCCATCTCTCTCTGTGGGCGTTTCTGCCGGCAGTGATGCTGCTCATCCTTCCTTTGTTCCATGTAGACGTCATGATCTGCATGGGGCTGAGCGTGGTCAGCGGGATCGGGGTGGCGGTCCTTGTCCAGAAGATGCCTCTCATGGAAGTGCTGAAGGTCTGCCTGATGGGGTATCATCCCACTTCGGCGGGACTGGCAGCCATTCTGGCCGGGGGCGGTCTGATCTCTATGGTGGAGATCATCATCATCCTTCTGATCTCTTGCACCTACTCGGGGATCTTCAATGGAACGGGGATGCTGCTCTCTTTGCAGAACAGATTGGACAAAGCCTGCAGCCGCATAGGCAGATTCGCTGTCATGGTGATCATCAGCCTGGTGTCCGCAGCCATGTTCTGCAACCAGACCATCGCCACACTGATGTGCAACGATCTGATGGAAAGATCCTACGAGAAAGACGGAGGGAGCAAGGAGGAGTTGGCCATAGATATGGAGAACTCGGTGATCCTCATTGCATGCTTTGTGCCCTGGGCCATCGGATGCACGGTGCCGCTGTCTTTCTTCAACGTGGATGCACGGTGCATGGTCTTTGCTTTCTTTATGTATGTTACGCCGATCTGGTATCTGTTTGCCAAGAGGAGATGGTACCCGGACGGCAAGAAAAAAACGCTGCCAGCGTAA
- a CDS encoding Na+/H+ antiporter NhaC family protein, with product MNKTPRAKALLPILIFLILYLGSGIYYEYISPQMDDDGNKMMGFYIMSVVVSFVIALIVAFLQNRELSFDQKIHACAKGIGDDNITIMLFIFLMAGMFSGVAKASGGADSTAYMLLDVIPANFAIPCLFLIACLISMAMGTSVGTISVLVPIAAAVASSAHLNLPFCVATVVGGAMFGDNLSFISDTTIAATKTQGCEMKDKFRVNFKIALPAAAITLGILIVKALSAEPAAIEHFDYNVIQALPYFAVLIASLCGINVFIVLGCGTILSFIAGLATGTLTVPSAFSAMGAGTSGMFETMIVTILVASMGALMKEYGGFEFILQTIKKAFNSRKGGMLGIGLLTGLMDIATANNTVAIVMSAPIAKDIAEEFGIEPKRTASLMDTFSCVFQGLIPYGAQLLIAASLAGITSVAIMPFLYYQFLLLLCVLVAIFLDKGSEKA from the coding sequence ATGAACAAAACACCAAGAGCCAAGGCCCTGCTCCCGATCCTTATCTTTTTGATCCTGTATCTGGGCAGCGGCATTTATTACGAATACATCAGCCCGCAGATGGATGATGATGGTAACAAGATGATGGGATTCTACATCATGAGTGTCGTGGTATCCTTCGTGATCGCCCTGATCGTGGCCTTTCTGCAGAACAGAGAGCTCAGTTTTGATCAGAAGATCCACGCCTGCGCCAAGGGCATCGGCGACGACAACATCACCATCATGCTGTTCATCTTCCTGATGGCCGGCATGTTCAGCGGTGTCGCCAAGGCATCCGGTGGTGCGGATTCTACCGCCTACATGCTTCTGGACGTCATTCCGGCGAACTTCGCCATCCCCTGCCTGTTCCTCATCGCCTGCCTGATCTCCATGGCCATGGGAACCAGCGTGGGCACCATCTCGGTACTGGTCCCGATCGCGGCTGCCGTGGCGAGCAGCGCCCATCTGAACCTGCCCTTCTGCGTGGCCACAGTGGTCGGCGGCGCTATGTTCGGGGATAATCTTTCTTTTATTTCCGACACCACCATCGCTGCCACCAAGACCCAGGGCTGTGAGATGAAGGACAAGTTCCGGGTGAACTTCAAGATCGCCCTGCCTGCTGCCGCCATCACCCTGGGGATCCTGATCGTGAAGGCTTTGTCCGCAGAACCGGCTGCCATCGAACACTTTGACTACAACGTGATCCAGGCACTGCCCTACTTCGCGGTACTCATTGCCTCCCTGTGCGGCATCAACGTGTTCATCGTACTTGGTTGCGGCACCATTCTCAGCTTCATCGCAGGGCTGGCCACCGGTACTCTTACCGTGCCTTCTGCCTTCAGTGCAATGGGCGCAGGTACCAGCGGCATGTTCGAGACCATGATCGTCACCATCCTGGTGGCCTCCATGGGCGCCCTCATGAAGGAATACGGCGGGTTTGAGTTCATCCTGCAGACCATCAAGAAAGCCTTTAACAGCCGCAAGGGCGGTATGCTGGGCATCGGCCTGCTGACTGGTCTGATGGACATCGCCACCGCCAACAACACCGTAGCCATCGTTATGTCTGCGCCTATCGCCAAGGACATCGCGGAGGAATTTGGAATCGAACCCAAGCGGACCGCTTCTCTGATGGACACCTTCTCCTGTGTATTCCAGGGACTGATCCCCTATGGTGCGCAGCTCCTGATCGCTGCCAGCCTGGCGGGGATCACCAGCGTTGCCATCATGCCGTTCCTGTATTATCAGTTCCTTCTGCTGCTCTGTGTCCTGGTCGCTATCTTCCTGGACAAAGGTAGCGAAAAGGCTTGA
- the lexA gene encoding transcriptional repressor LexA, whose translation MKSTKEREQKILAFMKSEIKTKGYPPTVREICNALDIKSTSTAHKAIANLVRDGYLKKDPAKPRALMLVPQEGDEPETADASLPPAEREDIVDVPLVGRVAAGSPITAEENLEGTFPIPAQYAAGNCFMLRVKGESMINVGIMDGDLILVEQQNTASNGDIVVAMIDGFESEATVKTFYREKDHIRLQPENDTMSPIIVRDVSIQGKVKGVFRYFS comes from the coding sequence ATGAAATCCACCAAGGAAAGAGAACAGAAGATCCTTGCTTTTATGAAATCCGAAATCAAGACCAAGGGCTATCCCCCTACTGTCCGGGAGATCTGCAACGCTCTGGACATCAAGTCCACCTCCACCGCTCACAAGGCCATTGCCAATCTGGTCCGAGACGGGTATCTGAAGAAGGACCCGGCCAAACCACGGGCGCTGATGCTGGTACCTCAGGAGGGAGATGAGCCGGAGACCGCGGATGCCTCGCTTCCCCCGGCAGAGCGGGAGGATATCGTGGATGTTCCCCTGGTGGGTCGTGTAGCCGCAGGCTCCCCCATCACCGCCGAGGAGAATCTGGAGGGCACCTTCCCTATTCCCGCTCAGTATGCCGCCGGCAACTGCTTCATGCTCCGGGTCAAGGGAGAATCCATGATCAACGTTGGCATCATGGACGGAGATCTGATCCTGGTTGAGCAGCAGAACACCGCCAGCAACGGTGACATCGTGGTGGCCATGATCGACGGATTTGAGAGCGAGGCCACGGTGAAGACCTTCTACAGAGAGAAGGATCATATACGCCTTCAGCCGGAGAATGACACCATGAGCCCTATCATCGTCCGTGATGTGAGCATCCAGGGCAAGGTGAAAGGCGTATTCCGTTATTTCAGCTGA
- a CDS encoding PIN domain-containing protein encodes MSTYLIDYENTKGAGLEGIEELTAEDTVYLFYSENANTLTFKMHDRISAAKAHFHFVDVGVGSRNALDFQLSTWLGYLICKGLGHRQYFYIVSQDKGFGSVCRFWKERSVSVELVQDLSGRRAEELKNQLQHQVFDVIHDQEVARKIAAIILKYKTKQGINNALMREFPSQDNQRSSEYYKLIKPLLKDKKGK; translated from the coding sequence ATGAGCACATATCTGATCGACTATGAGAACACCAAGGGCGCCGGCCTGGAAGGAATCGAGGAACTGACCGCAGAGGATACGGTCTACCTGTTCTACAGTGAAAACGCCAACACCCTGACATTCAAGATGCACGACCGCATCAGCGCCGCCAAGGCACACTTCCATTTCGTGGACGTGGGTGTAGGCAGCCGAAACGCACTGGACTTCCAACTCTCCACCTGGCTTGGTTATCTGATCTGCAAGGGCCTCGGCCACCGGCAGTACTTCTATATTGTAAGCCAGGATAAGGGTTTCGGCAGTGTCTGCCGTTTCTGGAAGGAGCGCAGTGTTTCGGTGGAGTTGGTGCAGGATCTCAGCGGCCGACGCGCTGAGGAACTGAAGAATCAGCTCCAGCACCAGGTATTTGACGTGATCCACGACCAGGAGGTGGCCCGCAAGATCGCGGCCATCATCCTCAAATACAAGACCAAACAGGGCATCAACAACGCCCTGATGCGAGAGTTCCCGAGCCAGGACAATCAGCGTTCCAGCGAGTACTACAAGCTGATCAAGCCCCTTCTGAAGGACAAGAAGGGCAAGTAA
- a CDS encoding barstar family protein: MEEILIIREEDFWEKEEALQHIAEALFFPADYGMNLDALYDCLCDLGEDTNLALVPAEPTEDWFEDLMDTVVDASTENEHIHLFQKWDRD, from the coding sequence ATGGAAGAGATACTGATCATCAGGGAAGAGGATTTCTGGGAGAAGGAAGAAGCTCTGCAGCACATCGCGGAGGCGCTGTTCTTTCCGGCAGATTACGGAATGAACCTTGACGCTCTGTATGACTGTCTTTGTGATCTGGGTGAGGACACAAATCTCGCTCTGGTGCCGGCTGAGCCTACCGAAGACTGGTTCGAAGATCTCATGGATACAGTTGTGGATGCGTCCACAGAAAACGAACATATACACCTGTTTCAGAAGTGGGACCGCGACTGA
- a CDS encoding ribonuclease domain-containing protein, producing the protein MKKKKGLLLLLLISLALTMSACLFHGAVSTPDSDPGNKTAVEDTTSSEVTEEGAYTTKDEVAIYIHTYHKLPHNYITQNEAMDRGWKRSECPADYGFMIGGRRFGNREGHLPKNRYYECDVDYDGHARGVKRLVYTENGIVYYTGDHYNSFEQLY; encoded by the coding sequence ATGAAAAAGAAAAAAGGACTTCTTCTTCTCCTTCTCATAAGCCTTGCACTCACTATGTCGGCCTGCTTGTTCCATGGGGCAGTGAGTACCCCGGACAGCGACCCGGGCAATAAAACGGCAGTGGAGGATACGACCTCTTCCGAGGTCACAGAGGAGGGGGCGTACACCACCAAAGACGAGGTGGCGATATATATCCATACGTACCACAAGCTTCCCCACAACTACATCACTCAGAACGAGGCGATGGATCGGGGCTGGAAACGATCGGAGTGTCCCGCAGACTACGGTTTCATGATCGGTGGCCGAAGGTTTGGTAACCGGGAGGGGCACCTGCCAAAGAACCGGTATTATGAATGTGATGTGGATTACGATGGCCACGCCAGAGGCGTCAAGCGCCTGGTCTACACAGAGAATGGAATCGTCTACTATACAGGCGATCACTATAACAGTTTTGAACAGCTTTACTGA
- a CDS encoding VWA domain-containing protein, giving the protein MFINFFHMLRLHGLDVSLDEWLTLMEALDQGMAENSLMEFYYLCRNILIKSETEYDKFDQAFAAFFQGIESVDDIPEELWNWLSEGERERLLEDMPDWAKAYDLDTLRQMFRERLAEQTEKHDGGNYWVGTGGTSPFGHGGYNPAGVRVGGYSRHQSAIQVAGERNFRDFRQDNELDTRQFQMAFRKLRQFSTRVDTAKTELDIDQTIDATCENAGMLKLVYEKPRKNTVKLLLLMDSDGSMRSYSKLCSQLFQAVHQSTHLKDLKSYYFHNCIYDFLYTDPYIVDGRWIETNWVFQNLDADYKVIIVGDAAMSHYELMARGGNLNWYAWNQDPGIQWLERFARHYRKVIWLNPIKEARWDRAWGSYTIAMIRNVFPMYELTLNGIDQGIQKLLSN; this is encoded by the coding sequence ATGTTTATCAATTTCTTCCATATGCTTAGGCTGCATGGGTTGGACGTGTCGTTGGACGAATGGCTGACGTTGATGGAAGCCTTGGACCAGGGCATGGCAGAGAACTCACTGATGGAGTTTTACTATCTCTGCCGGAATATCCTGATCAAGTCTGAGACGGAATACGACAAATTCGATCAGGCATTTGCAGCTTTCTTTCAGGGGATCGAGTCGGTGGATGACATCCCGGAAGAACTTTGGAACTGGCTGTCGGAAGGGGAGCGGGAGCGTCTTCTCGAGGATATGCCGGACTGGGCGAAGGCATACGATCTGGATACGCTTCGCCAGATGTTCCGGGAGCGTCTGGCAGAACAGACAGAGAAGCACGATGGCGGCAACTACTGGGTGGGTACGGGAGGAACCTCGCCCTTTGGCCACGGTGGATACAACCCGGCAGGTGTACGGGTTGGCGGATACAGCCGGCATCAGAGCGCGATTCAGGTGGCAGGGGAGAGGAACTTTCGTGATTTCCGGCAGGACAACGAGCTGGACACCCGTCAATTCCAGATGGCGTTTCGAAAGCTTCGTCAGTTCTCCACCCGCGTGGATACGGCGAAAACAGAGCTGGACATCGACCAGACCATCGATGCGACCTGTGAGAACGCAGGGATGTTGAAACTGGTCTACGAGAAGCCCCGGAAGAACACGGTGAAGCTCCTCCTTCTGATGGATTCTGACGGATCCATGAGAAGTTACAGCAAGCTCTGCAGCCAACTGTTTCAGGCGGTGCATCAGAGCACCCATCTGAAGGATCTGAAGTCTTACTATTTTCACAACTGCATCTATGACTTTCTCTATACAGATCCTTATATCGTAGACGGTCGGTGGATTGAGACCAACTGGGTGTTCCAGAACCTGGACGCTGACTACAAGGTCATCATCGTGGGAGATGCGGCCATGTCCCACTACGAGTTGATGGCAAGAGGCGGGAACCTCAACTGGTATGCGTGGAATCAGGATCCGGGTATCCAGTGGCTGGAGCGGTTTGCACGTCACTACCGGAAGGTGATCTGGCTGAATCCGATCAAGGAAGCACGCTGGGACAGGGCATGGGGATCTTACACCATCGCCATGATCCGAAACGTGTTTCCCATGTACGAGTTGACACTGAACGGTATCGATCAGGGGATCCAGAAGCTTCTGTCTAACTGA